From Pseudovibrio sp. Tun.PSC04-5.I4, a single genomic window includes:
- a CDS encoding L,D-transpeptidase, with amino-acid sequence MSFLNATAEKVRHCDKVSLSRRGFVIGSAALALAGCQTTNSLKPAKLADLRQDPYYKTIYGPIPDEKFPIPAVNLAQISDGKYLRQVVNYPGNEPGGSIVVDPGNRFLYLVRGDGTAMRYGVGVGRAGFGWNGDAVMQYKRQWPRWTPPADMIARQPELEEFRNGMAPGIENPLGARALYLFSDGKDTLYRLHGTNEHWSIGKNVSSGCIRLLNQDVIDLYNRVPNGSRVIVRPADNPVEPLSV; translated from the coding sequence ATGAGCTTTTTGAATGCTACTGCCGAGAAGGTTAGACATTGCGACAAGGTTAGTTTGTCCAGACGCGGATTTGTAATTGGATCTGCTGCTCTTGCATTAGCAGGGTGTCAAACAACAAATTCTCTAAAACCCGCAAAGCTAGCGGATCTTCGGCAGGATCCTTATTACAAAACAATCTACGGGCCAATTCCGGATGAAAAATTTCCGATTCCCGCTGTCAATCTGGCACAGATCAGCGATGGCAAATACCTGAGACAGGTCGTCAACTACCCAGGCAACGAACCGGGTGGTTCAATTGTTGTCGATCCGGGCAATCGCTTTTTGTACCTTGTCCGTGGTGATGGAACTGCAATGCGATACGGTGTTGGTGTTGGTCGTGCCGGTTTTGGATGGAACGGCGATGCGGTCATGCAGTACAAAAGGCAGTGGCCGCGCTGGACACCTCCTGCGGATATGATTGCGCGACAACCTGAGCTGGAAGAATTCCGCAATGGTATGGCTCCAGGGATCGAAAACCCGCTCGGCGCACGCGCGCTTTACCTGTTTAGTGACGGCAAAGATACGCTTTATCGCCTGCACGGAACCAACGAGCATTGGTCCATCGGCAAGAATGTATCCAGTGGCTGTATTCGCTTGCTCAATCAGGATGTGATTGATCTTTATAACCGCGTACCGAATGGGTCTCGCGTTATTGTTCGTCCTGCGGATAACCCGGTTGAACCTTTAAGCGTATAA
- the puuE gene encoding allantoinase PuuE encodes MMNYSRDMIGYGKTPPDPQWPNDAKIALQFVINYEEGGENNILHGDAGSEAFLSEIVGADSWLNQRHMNMESIYEYGSRAGFWRLWRLFTNRNMPVTCYGVATALERNPDVVAAMMEANWEIASHGLKWIEYKNFSVVEERWHMEQAIQIHKEVTGERPLGWYTGRTSINTLPMIMEEGGFLYSSDSYADDLPYWVEGPKGPHLIIPYTLDTNDMRFATAQGFNSGDQFYTYLKDSFDTLYEEGQDGSPKMMSVGLHCRLAGRPGRTAALVRFMDYVASKPDVWIPRRIDIANHWHEHHKP; translated from the coding sequence ATGATGAATTATTCCCGTGATATGATTGGCTACGGCAAAACCCCGCCGGATCCCCAATGGCCAAACGACGCAAAAATCGCTCTTCAATTTGTCATCAACTATGAAGAGGGCGGTGAAAACAATATTCTTCATGGAGACGCCGGGTCCGAAGCTTTTTTGTCGGAGATTGTCGGTGCAGATTCCTGGTTAAACCAGCGACACATGAATATGGAGTCCATTTATGAGTATGGGTCTCGTGCTGGCTTCTGGCGTTTGTGGCGCTTGTTCACAAATCGCAATATGCCGGTAACATGTTATGGCGTTGCCACTGCGTTGGAAAGGAACCCCGACGTTGTTGCTGCTATGATGGAGGCAAACTGGGAAATTGCATCCCATGGCTTGAAGTGGATTGAATACAAAAACTTCTCAGTGGTGGAAGAACGCTGGCATATGGAACAAGCAATCCAGATCCATAAAGAAGTCACTGGCGAGCGCCCATTGGGGTGGTACACCGGACGAACATCAATCAATACACTGCCAATGATTATGGAAGAGGGTGGTTTCCTTTACAGCTCGGATAGTTACGCAGACGATCTTCCTTATTGGGTAGAGGGGCCTAAAGGGCCGCATCTCATCATTCCATACACGTTGGATACCAATGACATGCGCTTTGCGACAGCGCAGGGCTTCAACAGTGGTGATCAGTTTTATACATACCTCAAAGACAGCTTTGATACCCTTTATGAGGAGGGGCAAGACGGGTCACCTAAAATGATGTCGGTCGGACTTCATTGCCGCTTAGCCGGTAGGCCGGGACGGACAGCTGCCCTTGTTCGTTTTATGGATTATGTGGCGAGTAAGCCAGATGTTTGGATTCCGCGACGCATCGATATTGCAAATCATTGGCATGAACACCACAAGCCATAA